GGTTTCCGTGTCCAATTTCAAGCAAAACGGATGTTTTCAAAAAGGTCTGAATGGCAGCGGCCAGGAGTGCACCGATGATTAAATACTTTCCTACAGAGAAAAACTCTTCGATTGAATGCTTGAACATCCCTGTTATCTTGCCTTTAGCTGTAAGGGAATGCTGATGTGTATGCGCGATGTGTTCAAGTTTAAGCTGATTGGTCTTGAATTGGAAAGAAATGATGACAGAAATCAGTATGACGACCAAAAGTGCAATGCCGCCACGATAGAGAACCATGCTCCAATCATTCCCAAATGCAATATAAGTTGAAAAAAGAACAATAGGATTCAATATAGGTGCAGAGAGCATAAAGGCTATCGCCGCTGAAAGTGGAACGCCTTTAGCGATCAAGCGGCGGGTGATCGGGACGATCCCACACTCGCATGCAAGAAAGAAAATTCCTGCTCCTATTGCGGATAAGACAGATAAAATCGGATTCTTCGGTATGATCCTTGCAATCATCTCTTCCGACACAAAAATTTGGATGATTCCAGAAATAAGGACCCCCAAAAGGATGAAGGG
This genomic stretch from Peribacillus muralis harbors:
- a CDS encoding permease, with product MNVQTLLQMNTIFISILIESLPFILLGVLISGIIQIFVSEEMIARIIPKNPILSVLSAIGAGIFFLACECGIVPITRRLIAKGVPLSAAIAFMLSAPILNPIVLFSTYIAFGNDWSMVLYRGGIALLVVILISVIISFQFKTNQLKLEHIAHTHQHSLTAKGKITGMFKHSIEEFFSVGKYLIIGALLAAAIQTFLKTSVLLEIGHGNLSGNVVMMALSYVMSLCSQADAFVASSFRSTFSPSSLVAFLVFGAMFDIKNTIMLLGTFKTKFVLCLMAYIFIAVLGLTLLFIS